From one Haloferax marinisediminis genomic stretch:
- a CDS encoding metal-dependent hydrolase — translation MPDLLAHALLAYTIALLASWRYEWITRPYVTVAMAGAFIPDMAKVDLVFSSARVEQLLGIPFSWFGLHTTGAAVCSVLIGVLLVRSNERVRVASLLAVGAASHLIADAFLLKPTGQSYALLWPLTRYYPPTPGLYLSTDMLPALVLGVSAVVVTLVTRARHRQESR, via the coding sequence ATGCCTGACTTGCTCGCACACGCGTTGTTGGCCTACACCATCGCCTTGCTCGCCTCGTGGCGCTACGAGTGGATTACTCGCCCCTACGTCACGGTGGCGATGGCTGGGGCGTTCATCCCCGATATGGCGAAAGTCGACTTGGTGTTCTCGAGCGCGCGGGTCGAACAACTTCTCGGCATTCCGTTCAGTTGGTTCGGACTGCACACGACTGGTGCAGCCGTCTGCTCAGTCCTCATTGGTGTCCTCTTAGTCCGCTCCAACGAACGAGTGCGCGTCGCCTCACTCCTCGCAGTCGGTGCCGCGTCACACCTCATTGCAGATGCGTTCTTGTTGAAGCCGACCGGACAGTCGTACGCACTGCTCTGGCCGCTGACGAGGTATTACCCACCCACGCCAGGGCTCTATCTGAGTACGGATATGCTGCCCGCACTCGTGCTCGGCGTCAGTGCAGTCGTAGTGACGCTCGTGACTCGCGCTCGGCACAGACAGGAGTCACGCTAA
- a CDS encoding acetyltransferase, translating to MNGPDTVDEASYYLDYEMQVDATRDAVSKLAREVLQYEWADYLRAYPPDGPQTWEHLDSGKPWGRVMPQAWDIGRDQGFDLHFEHYPDPQALQRGHLRFEMHLEDGVHGDADFSGDSPYAALRERIIDELTAFIEESGDVPEGAFGRGRTLWSADYRFTAGDTVAYYEALRSALSDHAVFVSVVREAVEGAVEQNE from the coding sequence ATGAACGGCCCAGATACCGTCGACGAAGCAAGCTACTATCTCGACTACGAGATGCAAGTCGACGCGACACGCGATGCCGTGTCGAAACTCGCTCGTGAGGTCCTCCAGTACGAGTGGGCCGACTACCTCCGCGCATACCCACCGGACGGCCCACAGACGTGGGAACACCTCGACTCGGGGAAACCGTGGGGACGCGTCATGCCGCAGGCGTGGGACATCGGCCGTGATCAGGGGTTCGACTTGCACTTCGAACACTATCCCGACCCGCAGGCCCTCCAGCGTGGTCACCTCCGGTTCGAGATGCACCTCGAAGACGGAGTCCACGGAGACGCCGACTTCTCGGGCGACTCGCCGTACGCGGCGCTCCGCGAGCGCATCATCGACGAGCTGACGGCATTCATCGAGGAGTCAGGAGACGTTCCCGAGGGAGCGTTCGGCAGGGGTCGGACGCTCTGGAGTGCCGACTACCGGTTCACTGCAGGCGACACCGTCGCGTACTACGAAGCGCTTCGGTCTGCGCTTTCGGACCACGCAGTGTTCGTGAGCGTGGTGCGTGAGGCAGTGGAGGGCGCAGTCGAGCAGAACGAATAG
- a CDS encoding ABC transporter substrate-binding protein, translated as MSDDNLTEINLDRRQFMAAASAIGGASLAGCMGGGSDSSSSSDGETAASSDERVRVNVAIAAEAWNFDPALWTDTATSTIGGLIYDEVIELTPDSELQAGLATEVPDPIDGGKAFEYTLREGITFHNGDEVTVEDFKYSVDWILNPENNSPVKSRMPFVESTEIVGDRTLRLNLSKPFGTLNWWLTRSLEAIVPKGSRGDTAEGKGPSGLATDLTKDPSGAGTGPFKFVEWKSGSHVLLEKNENYWKDGAPAVDEIKFNFIGEDSTRLANLRSGKLHLTNKVPPKDFESLGDQPDITTESAPGNLTQVLYVNMMEAEGNPMSNRHNRRAVLFGIDRQEILDEIFYGEGAVQSGPWYPDSEWTSPKLKEMDMYDPEKAKKELELAGNPDGFEMDIIATKGSWFKDEAVVIQNQLSKIGIEASVTAVDKSTLLNEVYGTSTWHAAMEDWSQSIPIATSWLDAGYADNNHNHNNWHHPSEDLEDIYAPSGPAAPEDAEGDFSNGHEWYVSKLREAQAATDEQKQKEIVWELEEYLVEHGIQIDIAYVNKLEAWRNSINDYEVGTFEDNYQFISKGE; from the coding sequence ATGTCAGACGACAACCTCACCGAGATTAATTTGGACAGGCGGCAATTTATGGCAGCGGCAAGCGCGATTGGCGGAGCGTCACTTGCAGGCTGTATGGGTGGTGGCTCAGACTCCTCTTCGAGCAGTGACGGTGAGACTGCGGCGAGTTCAGACGAGCGTGTCAGAGTCAACGTTGCAATCGCAGCAGAGGCGTGGAACTTCGACCCTGCACTCTGGACGGACACTGCAACGAGCACGATTGGTGGACTCATCTACGACGAAGTCATCGAACTGACGCCCGATTCGGAGCTCCAGGCGGGACTCGCAACCGAAGTCCCAGACCCGATCGACGGGGGCAAAGCGTTCGAATACACGCTTCGCGAGGGAATCACGTTCCACAACGGCGACGAGGTGACAGTCGAGGACTTCAAGTACTCCGTCGACTGGATTCTGAACCCCGAGAACAACTCCCCGGTCAAGAGCCGGATGCCGTTCGTCGAGAGCACGGAAATCGTCGGCGACCGGACGCTTCGATTGAACCTCTCGAAGCCGTTCGGGACGCTCAACTGGTGGCTTACTCGCAGTCTGGAGGCAATCGTCCCGAAGGGCTCGCGCGGTGATACAGCAGAAGGCAAGGGCCCGAGCGGTCTCGCAACCGACCTCACGAAAGACCCAAGCGGCGCAGGGACTGGTCCGTTCAAGTTCGTCGAGTGGAAGAGTGGCAGCCACGTCCTCCTCGAGAAGAACGAGAACTATTGGAAAGACGGTGCGCCGGCAGTCGACGAAATCAAATTCAACTTCATCGGCGAGGATTCGACGCGACTCGCAAATCTCCGGTCTGGGAAGCTCCACCTGACCAACAAGGTTCCACCGAAGGACTTCGAGAGTCTCGGCGACCAGCCCGACATCACTACAGAATCTGCCCCAGGTAACCTCACCCAAGTTCTGTACGTGAACATGATGGAAGCTGAGGGCAACCCGATGAGCAACCGTCACAATCGTCGAGCCGTCCTCTTCGGCATCGACCGGCAGGAGATTCTCGACGAAATCTTCTACGGAGAAGGCGCAGTCCAATCTGGGCCGTGGTACCCAGACAGCGAGTGGACCTCTCCCAAGCTCAAGGAGATGGACATGTACGACCCAGAGAAAGCAAAGAAGGAACTCGAGCTCGCGGGCAACCCCGATGGCTTCGAGATGGACATCATCGCGACGAAGGGGTCGTGGTTCAAAGACGAAGCTGTCGTCATCCAGAACCAGCTTTCGAAAATCGGTATCGAAGCCAGCGTCACCGCCGTCGACAAGTCCACCCTTCTCAACGAAGTCTACGGTACGAGTACGTGGCACGCCGCGATGGAAGACTGGTCGCAGTCGATTCCGATTGCCACGTCGTGGCTCGACGCCGGATACGCCGATAACAACCACAACCACAACAACTGGCACCACCCCTCCGAGGACCTCGAAGACATTTACGCTCCGAGCGGCCCAGCAGCGCCGGAAGACGCTGAGGGCGACTTCTCGAACGGCCACGAGTGGTACGTCTCGAAGCTTCGCGAAGCACAGGCAGCAACGGACGAACAGAAGCAGAAAGAAATCGTCTGGGAGCTCGAAGAGTACCTCGTCGAACACGGTATCCAGATCGACATCGCCTACGTGAACAAACTGGAGGCGTGGCGCAACAGCATCAACGACTACGAGGTGGGTACGTTCGAAGACAACTACCAATTCATCTCGAAGGGCGAGTGA
- a CDS encoding PadR family transcriptional regulator: MFALTGFQRDILYASAELTHPSGQDIKEHLIEITSLSDVNHGRLYPNLDVLVERGYLEKGDLDRRTNYYALSEKGEAAIRERRMWEDAHLEETNQMGPFG, encoded by the coding sequence ATGTTTGCCCTGACAGGATTCCAGCGGGACATACTATACGCCAGTGCAGAGCTGACACACCCTTCGGGGCAAGACATCAAGGAACACCTCATCGAGATAACGTCGCTCTCAGATGTCAATCACGGTCGACTCTACCCCAATCTCGACGTGTTAGTCGAGCGCGGCTACCTCGAGAAAGGCGATCTCGACCGCCGCACCAATTACTATGCCCTCAGTGAAAAGGGAGAGGCCGCAATCCGTGAGCGACGCATGTGGGAGGACGCCCATCTCGAAGAAACAAATCAGATGGGGCCGTTTGGGTAG
- a CDS encoding amidohydrolase — protein sequence MAYASSLSLRELRRDIHAHPESGWKEFRTTALIAAALDDRGFTLHLGDDAVVREERLGVPSDDVVEAAIDRAREEGAPEAYLDQMDGVTGLVAEKTFGDESGPTVGVRVDMDALERSESTDEAHRPAEMGFGSTHPSEMHACGHDGHTAIGLGIARELDDSGGFDGTLKLFFQPAEEGGRGGKPMSGTTHLDDIEYFMALHLGLGNPTGTVIGAYENPLSNAKLDVTFEGEPSHAGNAPNEGRNALQAAATAIQNLYAIPRHADGATRINVGKVESANPQNIVAEEARMRVEVRGSSAELNEYMLEKARRVLTHAAGMHDVSFETSLYGKTTTFSADDEMVDTVADVATSLDTVSEVVPRMDIGGSEDASYLIQQVQENGGNATYVGIGASNEFGHHTARFDIDEDALAIGVDVVSQTIRAL from the coding sequence ATGGCGTATGCCAGTTCGCTCTCGCTGAGAGAGTTACGACGAGACATCCATGCCCATCCTGAGTCCGGGTGGAAGGAGTTCCGAACCACTGCCCTCATCGCTGCTGCACTTGACGACCGAGGGTTCACCCTTCATCTCGGCGACGACGCCGTCGTCCGAGAAGAACGACTTGGGGTCCCAAGTGACGACGTGGTGGAAGCCGCCATCGACCGTGCACGTGAGGAAGGCGCACCGGAAGCATATCTAGACCAGATGGATGGCGTCACCGGTCTGGTTGCAGAGAAGACGTTCGGTGACGAATCTGGCCCGACCGTCGGTGTACGCGTCGACATGGATGCACTCGAGCGGAGCGAGTCGACGGACGAGGCCCACCGGCCCGCAGAGATGGGCTTCGGGAGTACCCACCCGTCCGAGATGCATGCATGCGGACACGACGGCCACACCGCGATTGGGCTCGGAATCGCTCGTGAACTCGACGACAGTGGTGGGTTCGACGGGACGCTGAAACTCTTCTTCCAGCCTGCTGAGGAAGGAGGTCGCGGTGGGAAACCGATGAGCGGGACGACCCACCTCGACGATATCGAGTATTTCATGGCACTTCACCTTGGCCTCGGGAATCCGACCGGGACCGTCATCGGTGCGTACGAAAACCCACTTTCGAACGCAAAGCTCGACGTGACGTTCGAGGGCGAACCGAGTCACGCTGGTAACGCTCCCAACGAAGGTCGAAATGCGCTTCAGGCGGCGGCGACTGCGATTCAGAACCTCTACGCAATACCGCGTCACGCTGACGGTGCGACTCGTATCAACGTCGGGAAGGTCGAGTCAGCTAATCCACAAAACATCGTCGCAGAAGAGGCCCGGATGCGTGTTGAGGTACGCGGCAGTAGCGCCGAATTGAACGAGTACATGCTCGAGAAAGCCCGACGCGTGCTCACGCATGCTGCCGGTATGCACGATGTCTCGTTCGAGACGTCACTGTATGGGAAGACCACAACGTTCAGCGCAGACGACGAGATGGTCGATACGGTCGCCGACGTTGCAACATCGCTCGACACTGTCTCGGAGGTAGTCCCGCGAATGGATATCGGGGGGAGTGAGGATGCATCGTATCTCATCCAACAGGTACAGGAAAACGGCGGGAACGCAACGTACGTCGGTATCGGTGCGAGCAACGAGTTTGGCCATCATACTGCGCGCTTCGACATCGACGAGGACGCACTCGCGATCGGTGTCGACGTGGTCAGTCAGACGATTCGCGCACTGTAA
- a CDS encoding IclR family transcriptional regulator has protein sequence MTESPNTDAPSRTLSTVDMSVNVIRALEELNGARAADLVEHLDISKSTVYNHLATLSKNNLVVKEDDTYHLSLQFLLLGEYVRNQQLLYQVGKEEVESLAEKTGEYAHLSTEQHGLRISLFKVRGEQAVGGEYQRSKTQRPDNLHTSSTGKAILAYLPRSRVEEIIDRHGLPKKTDASITDREELFDELDTIRDRGFACNDEEEIEGLRAVGAPIRDRNGTVLGALSVSAPTSRMKGDQFHDVIPGMVTSTANVIEVNMNMAVRSSNLTR, from the coding sequence ATGACCGAAAGCCCAAACACGGACGCCCCATCTCGAACCTTGAGCACGGTCGATATGTCGGTCAACGTCATCCGGGCACTCGAAGAGTTGAACGGGGCGCGTGCTGCCGATCTCGTAGAGCATCTCGATATCTCGAAAAGTACGGTGTACAACCATCTTGCAACACTCAGCAAGAACAACCTCGTCGTGAAAGAAGATGACACGTATCACCTCAGTCTCCAATTTCTCCTCCTCGGGGAGTACGTTCGTAACCAACAGCTCCTGTACCAGGTCGGCAAAGAAGAGGTCGAATCTCTCGCTGAGAAGACGGGCGAATATGCACATCTCTCGACTGAACAACACGGCCTCAGAATCAGTCTGTTCAAAGTGCGTGGTGAACAGGCAGTTGGGGGTGAATACCAGCGGTCGAAGACACAACGGCCGGACAATCTGCACACGTCGTCGACTGGCAAAGCCATCCTCGCATATCTCCCTCGCAGCAGAGTCGAAGAGATCATCGACCGTCACGGGTTACCCAAGAAGACGGATGCATCGATAACCGACCGTGAGGAACTGTTCGATGAACTCGATACCATTCGCGACCGCGGCTTCGCCTGTAACGACGAAGAAGAGATCGAGGGACTCCGTGCCGTGGGTGCACCGATTCGGGACCGAAACGGGACTGTACTCGGTGCGCTGAGTGTCTCCGCCCCCACTAGCCGAATGAAAGGTGACCAGTTCCACGACGTGATTCCCGGGATGGTCACGAGCACGGCTAACGTCATCGAGGTGAATATGAATATGGCCGTGCGGAGTTCGAATCTGACCCGGTGA
- a CDS encoding ABC transporter ATP-binding protein — MSNTDPLLSVSGLHKHFTQNDGFIDRLFGADETVKAVNGVDFEIAKGETLGLVGESGSGKSTTARSVLRLDEPTSGTVKYDGTDLTSLSESEMKEMRKQVQIVFQDPASSLNRRKTVGQIIKQPMEIHGLYKGERDARVNELMETVGLPPQYSNRYPHEFSGGQRQRVGIARALAVDPEFIVADEPVSALDVSIQAQILNLLTDLQDEFDLTLLFIAHDLSVIRHACDRVAVMYLGEIVEIADADELFTNPQHPYTRALLQAIPQPVPELARQREVLEGEVPSPLDPPSGCSFNPRCPDATEECTTVDPTLDDVGGATGGHKAACIHVDEFDRGAGVESMKQAVDERFSIENFDAEPALAADGSGEGEQ, encoded by the coding sequence ATGAGTAACACAGATCCACTCCTCTCGGTTTCCGGTCTCCACAAGCACTTCACACAGAACGATGGGTTCATCGACCGCTTGTTCGGTGCCGACGAAACGGTGAAGGCCGTCAACGGTGTCGACTTCGAGATTGCGAAAGGTGAGACCCTCGGTCTCGTGGGCGAGTCTGGCAGTGGGAAATCCACGACCGCCCGATCCGTGCTTCGACTGGACGAACCGACGTCTGGGACGGTCAAATACGATGGCACGGACCTCACGTCGCTCTCGGAGAGCGAGATGAAAGAGATGCGTAAGCAGGTCCAAATCGTCTTCCAAGACCCTGCATCGAGTCTCAACCGACGCAAGACAGTCGGTCAAATCATCAAACAACCGATGGAGATTCACGGCCTGTACAAGGGCGAGCGCGACGCCCGGGTCAACGAACTCATGGAGACCGTCGGGTTACCGCCACAGTATTCGAACCGGTACCCACACGAGTTCTCCGGTGGGCAACGCCAGCGCGTCGGCATCGCCCGTGCGCTCGCAGTTGACCCTGAGTTCATCGTCGCTGACGAACCTGTCTCGGCTCTGGACGTGTCTATCCAGGCACAGATACTCAATCTGCTGACAGACCTTCAGGACGAGTTCGACCTGACGCTGTTGTTCATCGCACACGACCTCAGTGTGATTCGACACGCCTGTGACCGGGTGGCAGTCATGTATCTGGGTGAAATCGTCGAAATCGCGGATGCTGACGAACTCTTCACGAATCCCCAGCACCCCTACACCCGGGCGCTACTGCAAGCGATTCCACAACCGGTCCCAGAACTTGCTCGGCAACGCGAGGTTCTCGAAGGAGAGGTTCCGTCGCCACTCGATCCGCCATCGGGATGTTCGTTTAATCCACGTTGTCCCGACGCAACCGAAGAGTGCACCACGGTCGACCCGACGCTTGACGACGTCGGTGGTGCGACGGGCGGCCACAAGGCTGCGTGTATCCACGTCGACGAATTCGACCGCGGCGCTGGTGTGGAAAGTATGAAGCAAGCTGTCGACGAACGGTTTAGTATCGAGAACTTCGATGCAGAGCCGGCTCTTGCGGCCGACGGAAGCGGGGAGGGCGAACAGTGA
- a CDS encoding ABC transporter permease — MATKDQSSTETVPSAQAPNKHHSQFEMFWKEFRQNTLSLVGSAIILTMLLTAVFAPFIAPQDPTTQFQAPEGEHNPMPMGTEMIVENNAGEEIGTMTAYLGTDHHGRDILSRIIYGMRTLMTVSLGVVLFAMGIGVSAGAIAGYYRNSWIDEIIMRFMDVLFSFPSLILAIAVLGVLGVGDTEYGSFVLPNILKVIIVIGVVYIPSFARVMRGSVLKEMEEDYVDAAKSLGASDKHILVKDIAVNTLPTVVVQGTLYMGTAVLASAALSFLGLGIQPPNSSLGLMLSNARGYLYSGEWWYSVFPGLVIVLTILGFNLLGDGLRDALDPRYSKEAEK; from the coding sequence ATGGCAACGAAAGATCAATCTTCAACCGAGACGGTCCCAAGCGCACAGGCACCCAACAAGCATCACTCTCAGTTCGAGATGTTCTGGAAGGAGTTCCGCCAGAACACCCTCTCGCTTGTGGGGAGTGCAATTATCCTCACGATGCTGTTGACTGCAGTGTTTGCACCGTTCATCGCACCGCAGGACCCGACGACTCAGTTCCAAGCACCGGAAGGTGAGCACAACCCGATGCCGATGGGGACCGAGATGATCGTCGAGAACAACGCCGGTGAGGAAATCGGCACGATGACGGCCTACCTCGGCACCGACCACCACGGTCGCGATATCCTCTCTCGGATTATTTACGGCATGCGGACATTGATGACCGTCTCACTTGGTGTCGTCCTGTTCGCGATGGGAATCGGTGTGAGTGCTGGCGCAATTGCGGGCTACTACCGTAACTCGTGGATCGACGAGATCATCATGCGCTTCATGGACGTCCTCTTTTCGTTCCCGAGTCTCATCCTCGCCATTGCCGTGCTCGGGGTCCTCGGGGTCGGAGACACGGAGTACGGTTCGTTCGTGCTCCCGAACATCCTCAAAGTCATCATCGTCATTGGGGTCGTCTACATCCCTAGTTTCGCGCGTGTCATGCGTGGGTCTGTCCTCAAAGAGATGGAAGAAGACTACGTCGACGCCGCGAAATCACTCGGTGCGAGTGACAAGCACATCTTGGTGAAAGATATTGCCGTGAACACGTTGCCGACGGTCGTCGTCCAAGGGACGCTCTACATGGGTACGGCGGTGCTAGCAAGTGCAGCACTGTCGTTCCTCGGACTCGGAATCCAGCCACCAAATTCGAGCCTTGGTCTGATGTTGTCGAATGCGCGTGGCTACCTGTACAGTGGCGAGTGGTGGTACTCGGTGTTCCCCGGTCTCGTCATTGTCCTCACCATCCTCGGGTTCAACTTACTCGGCGATGGGCTGCGCGATGCGCTTGACCCACGGTACTCCAAGGAGGCAGAAAAATGA
- a CDS encoding M20 family metallo-hydrolase: MQVDQQRLREDIETNAQFGNIDASEGIGRTVLTGSEADRKAREYFVEQLNAAGLDVRVDAVGNIAGRWVPETADPSAAPVAAGSHLDSVPTGGIFDGPLGVYAALEAVRTLQEADIELTRPIEVVSFTEEEGARFSHGLLGSSVTTGQRETEEALSLRDSEGTSLEEHLRAIDFLGSDTIAAESWDSWVELHIEQGTVLEDAGAAIGIVDAITGITTCSAEVVGEANHAGATPMDERSDALVAASEFVLDFRHAAEAVVDAESSTAVGTIGQLSVAPNARNIVPGAVELQMDIRDVDYQAMNTIAERAEQSLTRLETAQPVETTFDRYRDQQPSHMSDDCVEAAIQTATEAGIEFKRMHSAAMHDTANVASVTNTVLLFAPSRDGISHNPREWTDWADCATATTVLAGTLARLAQA, translated from the coding sequence ATGCAGGTTGACCAGCAGCGACTCCGTGAGGACATCGAAACCAACGCCCAGTTTGGCAATATCGACGCGTCGGAGGGAATCGGCCGTACTGTGTTGACTGGGAGTGAGGCAGACCGAAAGGCCCGTGAGTACTTCGTCGAGCAACTGAACGCTGCTGGCCTAGACGTGCGGGTCGACGCGGTTGGAAACATCGCCGGTCGATGGGTCCCCGAGACGGCCGACCCCAGTGCAGCACCAGTTGCGGCTGGGAGTCATCTGGACTCTGTCCCCACCGGCGGTATCTTCGATGGGCCGCTAGGTGTCTATGCGGCACTCGAAGCCGTTCGAACCCTCCAAGAAGCCGATATCGAACTCACCCGACCAATCGAGGTCGTCTCGTTTACCGAGGAAGAAGGTGCACGATTCTCACACGGGTTGCTCGGTTCGTCTGTCACGACGGGACAGCGTGAGACTGAAGAAGCACTCTCACTCCGCGACAGCGAGGGAACTTCACTCGAAGAGCACCTTCGTGCAATCGACTTCCTGGGCTCAGACACGATTGCAGCTGAATCATGGGACTCGTGGGTCGAACTCCACATCGAGCAGGGAACGGTTTTAGAGGACGCAGGGGCAGCCATCGGCATCGTCGATGCGATTACCGGAATCACCACCTGCTCGGCTGAAGTTGTCGGCGAGGCGAACCACGCCGGTGCCACGCCGATGGACGAGCGGAGCGATGCGCTGGTTGCAGCAAGTGAATTCGTCCTCGACTTCCGCCATGCGGCCGAAGCAGTCGTTGACGCCGAAAGTTCGACTGCTGTGGGCACGATTGGACAGTTATCAGTGGCTCCGAATGCCCGAAACATCGTCCCCGGTGCTGTCGAACTGCAGATGGACATTCGAGACGTCGACTACCAGGCCATGAACACGATCGCCGAGCGTGCCGAACAGAGCCTGACACGACTTGAGACTGCACAGCCAGTCGAGACCACGTTCGACCGCTATCGTGACCAGCAACCGAGCCATATGAGCGACGACTGCGTCGAAGCCGCGATACAAACTGCGACCGAGGCGGGAATCGAATTCAAGCGGATGCATTCTGCGGCGATGCACGATACTGCAAACGTCGCCTCGGTCACCAACACCGTGTTGCTGTTCGCGCCGTCTCGTGATGGAATTTCGCACAACCCGCGAGAATGGACGGACTGGGCCGATTGCGCAACCGCGACGACTGTGCTTGCCGGAACACTCGCACGCCTCGCACAAGCGTAG
- a CDS encoding ABC transporter permease codes for MNRFVLKRLLLSIPVLLGVSLVVFALVHLAPGGPVRVMLGPLSNEELVRQIRREMGLNQPLYMQYGLWIVDALQGDFGVSWTVKQGAPVTDIIMERVPLTVELSILSMITAILIAIPAGIISAIRKDKPADHAARVAALSGISIPDFWLGIILIMIFAVQFSFPWATGGWTPPWVDPVANLQQLFLPVITLGTAYSALIARMMRSEMLDTLGQDYIKTARAMGISTREVVLKDASKNALIPVVTVIGVGLGQLMNGAILTETVFNLPGVGKLLILAIDRRDYRIIQALILFISSVFVFANLAVDVLYAYLDPRIRHEGGN; via the coding sequence ATGAACAGATTCGTCCTCAAGCGCCTGCTGCTGAGTATTCCGGTGCTCCTCGGGGTCAGTCTGGTCGTCTTCGCATTGGTGCACTTAGCACCGGGGGGTCCCGTCCGAGTGATGCTCGGCCCGCTCAGTAACGAAGAGCTAGTCAGACAGATTCGCCGTGAGATGGGCCTCAACCAGCCGCTGTACATGCAGTACGGCCTCTGGATTGTCGACGCCCTGCAGGGCGATTTCGGCGTCTCATGGACCGTCAAGCAAGGCGCCCCTGTGACGGACATCATCATGGAGCGCGTTCCGCTGACGGTGGAACTGTCCATTCTCAGTATGATCACTGCAATCCTCATCGCCATCCCGGCGGGAATCATCAGTGCAATCAGGAAGGACAAACCAGCAGATCATGCTGCACGGGTTGCGGCCCTGTCCGGCATCTCGATTCCGGACTTTTGGCTCGGCATCATCCTGATTATGATCTTCGCAGTGCAGTTTTCGTTCCCGTGGGCGACTGGTGGGTGGACACCACCGTGGGTCGACCCGGTTGCGAACCTCCAGCAGTTGTTCCTCCCTGTCATCACGCTGGGGACAGCGTACTCGGCACTCATCGCACGGATGATGCGTTCGGAGATGCTGGACACACTCGGCCAAGATTACATCAAAACCGCCCGTGCGATGGGAATTAGCACTCGCGAGGTCGTCCTCAAAGATGCCTCGAAGAATGCGCTCATTCCTGTCGTGACCGTAATCGGTGTCGGCCTCGGCCAACTGATGAACGGCGCAATCTTGACCGAGACGGTATTCAACCTTCCCGGCGTCGGAAAGCTACTGATTCTGGCAATCGACAGACGTGACTACCGAATCATCCAGGCGTTAATCCTGTTCATCTCGTCGGTGTTCGTGTTTGCGAACCTCGCGGTGGACGTCCTGTACGCCTACCTCGACCCGAGAATCAGACACGAAGGTGGGAACTGA
- a CDS encoding ABC transporter ATP-binding protein: MSTSEPVLEIRDLVTQFYTDEGTVKAVDGSSFDLYEGETLGIVGESGSGKSVTALSMMQLVDSPGQIVDGTIRYRGEDLLEKSESEMRSIRGNDIAMMFQDPMTSLNPVFTVGDQISRVIRTHQDVSDEEAKARTIELMEDVGIPEPTSRIDNYPHQFSGGMRQRALLAMAISCEPDVLIADEPTTALDVTIETQIFNVLDKLQEKYGMSIILITHDLGVVAGTCDRVAVAYGGRIVERAGVDDLFENPRHPYTRGLMRSIPRLTDDTDRLTPVEGDVPNLVNLPSGCSFHPRCPHATEECRKVDPELREVEPGREAACIRAKGYGSETVVEEEQTGRGRLQMTATSDGGESHE; the protein is encoded by the coding sequence ATGAGCACAAGCGAACCTGTACTCGAAATTCGTGACCTCGTCACGCAGTTCTACACTGACGAAGGCACGGTCAAAGCTGTCGATGGGTCGTCATTCGACCTCTATGAGGGAGAGACCCTCGGTATCGTCGGCGAAAGTGGGAGTGGCAAGAGCGTGACGGCACTGTCGATGATGCAACTCGTCGACAGTCCAGGACAAATCGTCGACGGAACCATCCGCTACCGTGGGGAAGACCTCCTCGAAAAAAGCGAATCGGAGATGCGCTCCATTCGCGGCAACGATATCGCGATGATGTTCCAGGACCCGATGACGAGTCTGAACCCCGTCTTTACCGTCGGTGACCAGATATCTCGCGTCATCCGAACGCATCAAGACGTTTCGGACGAAGAAGCCAAAGCGCGAACAATCGAGCTCATGGAAGACGTCGGTATTCCTGAGCCAACCTCCCGCATTGACAACTATCCTCACCAGTTCAGTGGTGGAATGCGTCAACGAGCACTGCTCGCCATGGCAATCTCCTGTGAGCCCGACGTCCTCATCGCCGACGAACCAACGACAGCGCTCGACGTGACTATCGAGACGCAGATCTTCAATGTCCTCGATAAGCTGCAGGAAAAGTATGGGATGAGTATCATCCTCATAACGCACGACCTCGGTGTCGTTGCCGGGACGTGTGACCGTGTTGCAGTTGCGTACGGTGGACGCATCGTCGAACGTGCAGGTGTCGACGACCTCTTCGAGAATCCACGACATCCGTACACGCGCGGCCTCATGCGGTCGATTCCACGTCTGACCGACGATACTGACCGACTGACGCCTGTCGAAGGTGACGTCCCGAACCTCGTCAACCTTCCCTCCGGTTGCTCGTTCCATCCGCGGTGCCCACATGCGACCGAAGAGTGTCGCAAGGTCGACCCCGAACTGCGAGAAGTCGAACCCGGCCGCGAGGCTGCGTGCATTCGCGCAAAGGGATACGGTTCTGAAACGGTCGTCGAGGAAGAACAGACAGGCCGTGGTCGACTACAGATGACAGCCACCTCCGATGGAGGTGAATCCCATGAGTAA